A genome region from Clupea harengus chromosome 7, Ch_v2.0.2, whole genome shotgun sequence includes the following:
- the LOC105890047 gene encoding ladderlectin-like: protein MKVLILAALLCMHSAVTNAATRAAPVSNSTASSMVEGPLPAVETGLPVYPGQCPSGWFIKGSRCFLMVTSKKNWKDAAVHCVGQQGSLASVQSSEEYNFLQSMVILSGQSSAWIGGFYFQGAWLWIDSAGFYYTNWQTQNSVSSPCLHLNSIGGWSNYHCWSPRVFFCARSTPSC, encoded by the exons ATGAAGGTTCTCATACTGGCCGCTCTTCTCTGTATGCACTCTGCTGTGACCAATGCTGCGACCCGTGCTGCACCTG tctctaaCTCGACAGCCTCCTCTATGGTGGAGGGCCCTCTGCCAGCAG TTGAGACTGGGCTTCCAGTGTATCCTGGTCAGTGTCCTTCTGGCTGGTTCATAAAAGGTTCCCGCTGCTTTTTGATGGTGACCTCCAAGAAGAACTGGAAGGATGCTGCG gtgcATTGTGTGGGGCAGCAAGGCAGTCTGGCCTCTGTGCAGTCTTCTGAGGAATACAACTTCCTGCAGTCTATGGTTATACTTTCAGGCCAATCAAGCGCTTGGATCGGAGGTTTCTATTTCCAG GGTGCCTGGCTGTGGATTGACAGCGCTGGCTTCTATTACACTAACTGGCAGACACAGAACAGTGTGTCTTCTCCTTGCTTGCACCTGAATTCCATTG GTGGCTGGTCAAACTACCACTGTTGGTCACCCCGCGTATTCTTCTGTGCCAGGAGCACACCATCCTGCTGA
- the LOC116221173 gene encoding interleukin-6 receptor subunit beta, which produces MFPQISVSTPEHRRNKMVYVIDSLQPVTLYAVSVSCVGQHGDWSDWSKECSGMTSESAPSSPPRVCYHVDDFCSPGTRKILLLWTALPAANAHGTILGYKVSYVPSEHPHLNRTVTTSSLRVTLEVMGAVYDIAVTAYNRAGESPAQRLQVTAGCQQHNVTSVRGLWVPSVPSVRGLWVYSTDGKLWVQWDTDTARPVSEFALERVAAAADPNDPKDPNDPNDPKDPDDSHDSHWTWVEGSGRVPTALAGDIDPKQTYMVRVYPISGRECGPPSSLQANLESGALVAVVGLRVAMVTQQQAVMKWLWQRKRHQTNILQYSLELRSHRGNQSITVTPDMSECSFLSLWANTEYSVHVVARTSDGRTSIDKQDFTTLRRDPQEEAAETIMIVVPLLILVLATGVFSVTSRIVYRKHILLQVADPEQSVAGRWLMSTHVTVADQKVLQAEDLCVTEMQVEEKTCLTTEDNSRANQEADVVNSKNETHERIDYEGINASLTFREGINASLTFREGINASLTFGDNAEGPPTHSNAGYVHSITFPENSDCDECVCAKEKMGDLDRTPRPSIVADVESIPFKANLDYIEGIPVLA; this is translated from the exons ATGTTCCCTCAGATATCTGTTTCGACACCAGAACACCGTCGGAACAAGATGGTGTATGTGATTGACAGCCTTCAGCCAGTTACGCTGTATGCAGTCAGCGTGTCCTGTGTTGGCCAGCATGGAGACTGGAGTGACTGGAGCAAGGAATGCTCCGGAATGACATCAGAGTCTG CTCCGAGTTCTCCACCCCGAGTCTGCTATCACGTTGATGATTTCTGCTCTCCTGGAACCCGGAAGATCTTACTCCTGTGGACG GCCCTCCCTGCAGCTAATGCCCACGGCACTATTCTGGGATACAAAGTGTCCTACGTGCCCAGTGAACATCCCCACCTGAACAGGACTGTAACCACCAGCAGCCTCAGAGTCACCCTGGAAGTAATGGGAGCAGTGTATGACATCGCCGTCACGGCGTACAACAGAGCTGGAGAATCTCCAGCGCAGCGTCTGCAGGTCACAGCAGGGTGTCAGcagcaca ACGTAACATCGGTGCGGGGCCTGTGGGTGCCATCGGTGCCATCGGTGCGGGGCCTGTGGGTGTACTCCACCGACGGCAAACTGTGGGTGCAGTGGGATACGGATACGGCCAGGCCCGTGTCTGAGTTTGCCCTGGAACGGGTGGCTGCAGCAGCAGACCCAAACGACCCAAAGGACCCAAACGACCCAAACGACCCAAAAGACCCAGATGACTCACACGACTCACACTGGACGTGGGTGGAAGGCTCTGGCCGTGTCCCCACTGCTCTGGCAG GAGATATTGATCCCAAGCAGACGTACATGGTCCGTGTCTACCCCATCTCTGGTAGAGAGTGTGGCCCACCCAGCTCCCTGCAGGCCAACCTGGAGAGTGGAG CTTTGGTGGCTGTGGTCGGTTTGagagttgccatggtgacccAACAGCAGGCCGTCATGAAGTGGCTGTGGCAGAGGAAGCGGCACCAGACCAACATCCTCCAGTACAGCCTGGAGCTGCGGAGTCACCGTGGAAACCAGT CCATCACAGTCACTCCAGACATGAGTGAGTGCTCATTTCTCTCGCTGTGGGCTAACACTGAATACTCGGTACACGTTGTCGCGAGGACCAGCGATGGGAGAACTTCTATAGATAAACAAGACTTCACCACGCTGAGGCGGGATCCGCAGGAAG AGGCGGCTGAGACTATAATGATAGTTGTTCCTCTACTCATTCTTGTCCTTGCAACTGGTGTTTTCTCTGTCACGTCTCGAATTGT CTACAGGAAACACATCCTCCTGCAGGTTGCAGACCCAGAGCAGAGTGTTGCTGGCCGCTGGCTCATGAGCACTCATGTG ACGGTAGCTGACCAGAAGGTGCTGCAGGCGGAGGACCTCTGTGTTACTGAGatgcaggtggaggagaagacGTGCTTGACGACTGAAGACAACTCAAGAGCAAATCAAGAAGCAGATGTCGTGAACTCAAAAAATGAGACCCATGAAAGGATTGATTATGAAGGGATTAATGCGTCTTTGACCTTCAGAGAAGGGATAAATGCTTCTTTGACCTTCAGAGAAGGGATTAATGCGTCTTTGACCTTTGGAGACAATGCTGAAGGCCCTCCCACCCATAGCAATGCAGGATATGTTCACAGTATCACTTTTCCTGAAAACAGTGATtgtgatgaatgtgtttgtgccaAGGAAAAAATGGGCGATTTAGATAGGACTCCTAGACCATCTATTGTAGCTGATGTAGAAAGCATTCCTTTTAAAGCTAACTTAGATTATATTGAAGGAATACCTGTTTTGGCCTAA